A stretch of the Aphis gossypii isolate Hap1 chromosome 2, ASM2018417v2, whole genome shotgun sequence genome encodes the following:
- the LOC114124466 gene encoding DNA primase large subunit-like: MFYLQVPDINISILDIEDSALSRLGHFATYSKLTNKQNHLRYLRNSSLLDYSGFLSLRTHASLTDDQALKEMVIEGECRLISERLNLMKPNYLRKYLIKIIDDIRLFDVTNDNIDVLLKFCSEYKDKQHVPCNEHCSAQSIEVPWQKCLTLVSNRKVHLNQGIAIVPCNQWNSVLVDLFRIIYIKSLRTIRRSMSASNSNNLQIEYLSEKINGYYNSKIAFWKNIDKQVSLEELISNKISIPPCMLLSLNSLFTNHRLAHDPRYRLTLFLKDIGIPFEQTLALFQQEYSKCGNLGSACTHSWDKHHKQIEYNVRHTYGMVGSKKDYQMTSCVLMQKQNIQVPDEGCCPFVHCSKDKLKNILEEFVSIDDDEMNIINDLKNSDQPIQACHRYAHKLFQTSKSLYHNTPTQYFFNSKKAII; this comes from the exons atgttttatttacaagtacccgatataaatatatccatATTGGATATTGAAGATTCAGCTTTATCACGTTTGGGGCATTTTGCTACTTATTCCAAATTAACTAACAAACAAAATCACTTGAGATATTTGAGGAATTCTAGTCTTTTAGACTACTCTGGATTTCTGTCACTTAG aacCCATGCAAGTTTAACCGATGACCAAGCATTAAAGGAAATGGTCATTGAAGGAGAATGCCGTTTAATCTCGGaacgtttaaatttaatgaaaccaaattatttaagaaaatacttaataaaaattatagatgatATAAGACTTTTTGATGTTACTAATGACAATATAGATGTATTACTAAAATTCTGTTCAGAATATAAGGATAAACAACATGTGCCATGTAATGAACATTGTAGTGCACAGTCTATTGAAG ttcctTGGCAAAAATGCCTAACATTAGTTTCCAATCGAAAAGTACACCTTAATCAAGGCATTGCCATTGTACCTTGTAATCAATGGAATAGTGTATTAGTTGATTTAtttcgtataatttatattaaatcattacgTACAATCCGTCGCTCTATGTCTGCttcaaatagtaataatttacaaattgaaTATCTCAGTGAGAAAATAAATGggtattataattctaaaatagccttttggaaaaatattgataaacagGTATCTTTGGAAGAActcatttcaaataaaatatcaatacctCCTTGCATGTTATtgtcattaaattcattattcacAAATCATCGACTTGCACATGATCCCCGTTATCGgttgacattatttttaaaagatataggAATACCTTTCGAACAGACTTTAGCGTTATTTCAACAAGAATATTCCAAATGTGGAAATTTAGGAAGTGCATGCACACATTCTTGGGATAAACATCACAAACAAATAGAATACAATGTCCGACATACTTACGGTATGGTGGGGTCAAAAAAAGATTATCAAATGACTTCTTGTGTTTTAATGCAG aaacaaaatattcaagttCCTGATGAAGGATGCTGTCCATTTGTACATTGTAGTAaagataaactaaaaaatatcttagaaGAATTTGTATCCATTGATGATGatgaaatgaatattataaatgatttaaaaaatagtgatCAACCTATCCAAGCCTGTCACCGGTATGCACATAAATTGTTTCAAACGTCAAAATCCCTGTATCATAATACACCAAcgcagtatttttttaactcaaaaaaagccattatttaa